The genome window ACGGTCGCCGTGCAGATGCGGCTGCTGCGGACGCGGTTGGTCACCTCGGCCGCGCGCAGCTGGCTCGACGTGGCCAGCGGCGCCGTCATGGGGATGGGACTGGCCTGGGCGTTCGGCACGCCGCTGCTGGTGGCGGTGCCGGGGGTCGGGGTGGCCTGGGCGACCGCGGTGCTGGTGCCGACCGGTGCCGCGCAGATCGCGAGCAGCTTCGGGGTGACCTCCACGCTGCTGCTGCGCCCGCAGGACCCGCGGATGCGGGCGCTGGCGGCCACGGCGGTGCTGGTGTTCGGGGCGGAGGTCGCCGGGCTGCTCGGGTCCGCGGGGTCCGGGGGCGCCGTGCTCGTCGCCACCGCCCTCCGGGTGGGCGCCGCGGGCTGCCTGGTGGCGGCTGCGCTGCTGCGCGACCCCGCGGCGGGGTCGACGGCGCTGGAGAGCACCTCCGACGTCACGATCGCGCCCATCGCCCTCACCGCGGGCAGCATCGTCATGCTCGCCTGGCACCTGGTCTCGCCCATGGCCACCGCCGCCGCGTGGGCAGCGCTCGTGACCATCGTGCTGATGACGGTCAAGACCGTGGTGGTGTTCCGCCAGCTCGACGTCCTCAACGCGATCCGGGCGCAGGCCATGACGGACGCGCTCACGGGCCTCGGCAACCGCCGTGCGCTGCGGGAGGCGCTCAGCGGGGTGGAGCGCGGGGAGGAGGTGGCGCTGGTGGTCATCGACCTCGACAGGTTCAAGGCCGTCAACGACACGCTCGGCCACGCCGCCGGCGACGAGCTGCTGGTCGAGCTGGGGCGGCGCCTGAGGGAGGGGTCGGCTGAGGGCGAGGTGGTGGTGCGCCTCGGCGGGGACGAGTTCGCCCTCGTGGTGCCGCGCGCCGGGCGCGAGGCGGCCCGGGTGCGCGCCGCCGAGGCCGTGGTGGCACTCAGCCTGCCGGTCCGCCTGGGCCACACCACGGCGTCGGTGGGCGCCAGCGCCGGGGTGGCGGTGGCGCCCCTGCACGCCTCCACCGCCGTGGGGCTGCAGGAGCGGGCTGACGAGGCGATGTACCGCGCCAAGGGCCAGGAGGGCGCCGTCGTCGTGGCCGACGCCACCGAGGTGCCGGCTCCGGACCGGCGCCGGACCGGGCGCCGGGCCGCTGACCGCCGGCCCGGGCAGGGGGAGGTCCTGGACGGACCTGGGGTCAGCGAGGGGGACGGCGTCGACAGGGACGCGCTCGACGGCGCTGTCGTCGTCGACGAGGCCTGACGACGCCGGCGGCGTCAGTTCAGCGCGCGCGTCCCGGGCGGCAGGACGCCCCCGGCGAGGAGCTCGGCGGTGGCGTCCTGCAGCGCGGTGAGCGCCACGCGCTGCGTGAAGGGCCCGGTGGACAGGCGGGCGACCCCGAGCGCCTCGAGCTCGCGGGCGGGCAGCGAGACCCCGGGGATGGAGATCAGGGTGACCACCCCGCGGCCCAGCTCGGACACGAGGGCCTCGACGTGCTCGCGCCGCGCGGCGCGGGGGACGAAGACCACCGGGGCGCCGACCTCGAGGTAGGCCTTGCAGCGCCTGACCGCCTCGGCGAGCGTGTCGGCGGGGTCCTGGCCCTCGGGGGCCCGGGTGAAGGCGTCGGTGCGGGCGTTGAGCACGAAGCCGGGGACGCCGGCGTCGCGGGCGGCCCGCAGGCTGGCCTCGACGGCGGCCACCGACTCCTCCAGGGGCCGCAGCCCGTCCTCGAGGTTGCCCCCCACCGCCCCGGCGGCGATCGCCCGGCGCGTGGTCTCGCCCGCGTCCCCGTAGCCCGACTCGAAGTCCATCGTCACCGGCAGGGAGACGTCGGCCGCGATGCGCGCGACCATGTCGAGGTGCAGGTCGAGCGGGATCTGCTCGCCGTCCTCGTAGCCGAACGTCGCGGCGATCCCGTGGCTGGGGGTGGCGATCGCCCGGGTGCCCTCGACGGCGGCGACCGCGCGAGCGGACACGACGTCCCAGGCGTTGGCGAGCACCAGCAGCTCGGGTGCGCGGTGCAGGTCGAGCAGGGTCTGGGCCTTGGCGGCGAGGTCGGTCATGCTCCGGGACGCTAGCCGCGCCGGCGGGGGTGTGCACCGGCGGGCCAGGCAGGTAGGAAGTGAGCATGGCAGCGCGGCTCGGGCTCGGTCTGGCGGCGCTCGGCCGCCCGGCGTACATCACGGCGGGACGGGACGGCGACCTCGGCGCCGACAGGTCCGTCGAGACGATGCGCCAGCGGGCCGCCGCGGTGCTCGACGCTGCGTGGGCCGCCGGGGTGCGCCACCTCGACGCCGCCCGCTCCTACGGGCGGGCGGAGGAGTTCCTGGCGCACTGGCTGGCCTCGCGCCCGGACGTCGCGGCAGACCCGGCCCTGGTGGTCGCCTCGAAGTGGGGCTACCGCTACGCGGGCGACTGGCGGATGGACGCCGAGCAGCACGAGGTGAAGGACCACTCGCTGAGCGCCTTCACCGAGCAGCTGGCGCTGACCCGCGGCCTCCTCGGCGGGCACCTGGCCCTCTACCAGGTGCACTCCGTGACGCCGGAGAGCCCGGCCCTGCGCGACGGTCCGCTGCTGCGCGCCCTGGCCGCCGAGCGCGACCGCGGCCTGCGGATCGGCCTGTCGACGTCAGGCCCCCACCAGGCCGACGTGGTGCGGTCAGCGCTGGAGGTGGACGTCGACGGCGAGCCGCTCTTCAGCGCCGTCCAGAGCACGTGGAACCCTCTGGAGCCCTCAGCCGGCCCCGCGCTGGGGGAGGCCGCGGCCGCGGGCTGGCTCGTGGTGGTCAAGGAGGCGCTGGCCAACGGCCGGCTGGCGCCGGGAGGTGACGCGGCGGCGGAGCGGGCGGCTCACGCGGTCGACGTGCCGCTGGACCAGCTGGCGCTGGCCACAGCCCTGGCGCAGCCGTGGGCCGGCGTGGTGCTGTCCGGCGCAGTGACGCCCGAGCAGGTGGCCCGCGGCGCAGCGGCGGCGGCCCTCGACCTCGACGACCACGCCCTGCAGGCGCTCGCGCCGCTCGCCCAGGAGCCCTCCGCCTACTGGCGGGAGCGGTCGGCCCGCCCCTGGGGCTGAGCGCCCCGGGCGCCAGGCTGCGCGCCGGGTCAGAGCTGGCGCGGGGCGGCGACCTTCGGGGCGCGGGCGAACAGCTGCTGGTCCACGGCTCCGGCGGGACGCCCGGCGTCCCACGGCCAGCGGCCCGCGTCGTCGCACCAGACCACCTGGAGCGCCGGCACCTCGACGTCGTCGGCCGCGACGGCCTGCGCCACGACGAGCGCATCGGGCGAGGTGACGCGCAGCAGGCGCAGCGAGGGCCACGGGTCGCGCTGGAGCAGGTCGCCGACGTGGAAGCGACGGCCCGCGAGGACCTCGTCCCCGAGGACGTCGAGCAGGTAGCGCGCCTCGGCCGGCGCCCGACCGCTGACCAGCAGCTCCGGGTGCCCCAGCCGGGTGAGGCCGACGGTGTGGGAGAACGGCAGCGCGCGGCGGCCCGCCCCTCCGACGGACACGACCGTCCAGCCCTGCTCGTCGATGAGACGGCGGTGCTCGTCCAGGGCCTCGACGACCTCGACAACCCTGTGGTCCACGCGCATCACCGGAGCCGCCTCCTCAGTCTTCGCCTGCAGGGCCCAGCATAAATTACAAGTGTGACAGTCGTGACGACTGGGGCGTGTGTGACCAAACGTCACCAGTCATCACGGTGCGATCACTCCACTGTAGAACACGTGTTCGAGAGTCGAGGTCGTTCCGGCGAACACGCGGCCCAGCGGCACTGCTCGGCAGGCTAGGGAGGGGGTCCGACAGCGCGTCCGACCAGCGCGAAGGGCCGTCCGCGGGGGGACCGGCGCGACGAGGTCAGCGCGCCGGAGGGCGCCAGACCACCAGCGCACCGGAGCGCCCGAACGCGGAGGCCGACCGCTGGGGCCGCTGGCCGCGCTCGACCGCCACCACGTCACCCGCGGGGCCCGCGGCGAACACCCGGCGCGACCTCTGCAGCGCGTCGTAGACCCGGGAGAGCTCAGCGGTCAGCTCCTCCACGCGGCCCTGGAGCGCGCTGACCTGGTCCTCCAGCTCGAGGATGCGCTTGATGCCGGCGAGGTTGACGCCCTCCTCCTGGGAGAGGCGCTGCACCTCGCGCAGCATCACGACGTCCCGCGGGGAGTACCGCCGCCCGCGGCCGGAGGCGCGGGACGGCGAGACGAGGCCCAGCCGGTCGTACTGGCGCAGCGTCTGCGGGTGCATCCCCGCCAGCTCCGCGGCCACGGAGATGACGAAGACGGCGGCGTCCGGGTGCAGGCCGGAGCGCTGGTCACCGGAGTCCACGACGCGTCACCTCCCCCCGGGGGCAGCCCCGCGCGCGCGGGCGAGCAGGTCCGCGCGGGGGTCGGTCCCGTCAGCGCCGGAGGTGGCGTCCCGGAAGGCCTCCACCGCGGCGCGCGCGGCGCCGTCGAGGCGCTGCGGCACCACCACCTGGGTGGTGACCAGCAGGTCCCCGGTGGCCTCACCGCGGCGGACGCCGCGGCCCTTGACGCGCAGCGTGCGCCCCGAGGGCGTGCCGGCCGGCACCTTGAGGCGCACCGCACCGCCGTCGAGGGTGGGGGCGCTCACCTCGGCCCCGAGCGCGGCCTCGTCGAAGGTGACGGGCAGCGTCACGCGCAGGTCGTCCCCGTCGCGGGTGAAGACGGGGTGGGGCTGCACGTGCACGGTGATGAACAGGTCCCCCGGCTCCCCGCCGCGGGGGCCCGGGCGGCCCTTGCCGCGCAGTCGGATGCGCTGGCCGTCGCGCACTCCCGGCGGGATGCGCGTGGTCAGGGGCTGCCCGTCCACGCTGAGGGTGACCGTGGCGCCGCCGACGGCGTCGGCGAAGGGGAGGGTGGTCTCGGCGTCGAGGTCGACGCCGCCGCCACGACGACCGCTCGCGCCACCGGTGCCGGGCGCCTGGAAGCCGGCGGGCGCGCCGCGCCCGGCACCGCCGAACATGCTGGCCAGCAGGTCCTCGACGTCGGGACCCCCGGCGCCGGGGCTCCCGTACCGGACGCGCTGACCGCCGCCACCGCCGCCGAAGAGGCCACCGAAGACGTCCTCGAAGCCCGCGGCACCGCCGGGCCCGGAGGGTCCACCGGCGCCGGAGGAGAAGCGGGCGCGCCCGCCCGCCATGGCGCGCACGGCGTCGTACTGGCGGCGCTGCTCGGGGTCGTTGAGCACCGAGTAGGCCTCGCCGACCTCCTTGAAGCGGGCCTCGGCGGAGGCGTCGCCGGGGTTGGCGTCGGGGTGGAGCGTGCGCGCCAGCTTGCGGTAGGCCTTGCGCACGTCGTCCTGCGAGGCGTCGCTGGCGACGCCGAGGGTGGAGTAGAAGTCCTTCTCGAGCCAGTCCTGTCCGGCCATGCGGTTCCTCCGGGAACGCCCCGACCCGCACCCCGGGGGTTCCGGGGCGCGGGTCGGGTCTGGTGGGGTCTCAGGCGGGGGAGGTCACGGCGACCCGTGCGGGCCGCAGCACCTTCTCCCCCACCCTGTAGCCGGGCTGCAGCACGGTGGTCACGACGGTCTCGGTGACCTCCGCGCTCTCGGCGTGCATCAGCGCCTCGTGCACGGACGGGTCGAACGGCTCGCCGACCTGCCCGTAGCGCGAGAGCCCGAAGCGGCCCAGGGCCGCCTCCAGCTTGTCGCTGATGGACGCGAACGGGCCTCCCTCGAGGTCGCCGTGCTGGCGGGCCAGCTCGACGTCGTCGAGGACCGGGAGCAGCGCCTCGAGCAGGCTGGTCGTGGCCGAGGCGCGGGCGACGTCCCGGTCCCGGTCGACCCGGCGCCGGTAGTTGACGTACTCCGCCTGGAGCCGCTGGAGGTCCCCCAGCCGCTCCTCGGCCAGGGCGAGGGAGGCGGCCAGCTCGTCGGTCACGTCCGCCACGCCCTGCTCGTCGTCGCGCTCCGCGCGCTCGTCCCCGTCGAGGTCGGCGGGGGCGCCCCCCGCGCCGGGGACCTGCTGGTCCCCGGGCGGGGTGCGCACCTCACCGGTCTCCGGGTCGAGGCGGCGCTTGTCGCGCACGACCACCGGCTCCTCGGGCTGCGCGGGCTGCTGGGGACCAGCGGTCACTTGCGGCCCTCGGTGTCGTCGTCGACGACCTCCGCGTCCACCACGTCGTCGGCGGCGGACGTCGACGACGAGGCACCCGCACCGGCTGCGCCGGCACCAGCGCCCGCCGAGGCGTCCTCCTGGCTGTACAGGGCGGAGCCGAGCTCCTGGCTGACCTTGGCCAGCTCCTCCTGCTTGGCCTTCACGGCGTCGATGTCGTCGCCCTCGAGCGCCGTCTTCAGCTCGGCGATGGCGGTGCGGACCCTGGTCACACCGTCCTCGGGGAGCTTGTCGGTGTTGTCGGAGACGAACTTCTCGGTGGAGTAGGCCAGCTGCTCCGCGGAGTTGCGGACCTCGGCCTCCTCGCGGCGCTTGGCATCCTCCTCGGCGTGGGCCTCGGCGTCCTTGACCATGCGCTCGATGTCCTCCTTGGACAGCGCGCTGCCCCCGGAGATCGTCATGCGCTGCTCCTTGCCGGTGCCGCGGTCCTTCGCCGAGACGTGGACGATGCCGTTCGCGTCGATGTCGAAGGTGACCTCGATCTGCGGCACGCCGCGCGGGGCGGGCGCGATGCCGGTGAGGTCGAAGGTGCCCAGCGCCTTGTTGTCACGGACCAGCTGGCGCTCGCCCTGGTAGACCTGGATGAGCACGGACGGCTGGTTGTCGTCAGCGGTGGTGAAGACCTCCGAGCGCTTGGTCGGGATGGCCGTGTTGCGCTCGATGAGCTTGGTCATCACCCCGCCCTTGGTCTCGATGCCCAGGCTCAGCGGCGTGACGTCGATGAGCAGGACGTCCTTGCGCTCGCCCTTCAGCACGCCGGCCTGCAGGGCGGCGCCCACGGCCACGACCTCGTCGGGGTTGACGCCGCGGTTGGGCTCCTTGCCACCGGTCAGCTCGCGCACGACCTCGCCCACGGCGGGCATGCGGGTCGAGCCGCCGACCATGACGACGTGGTCGATGTCGCTGAGCTTGACGTCAGCGTCCTTGATCACCGCGTTGAACGGGGCCTTGGTGCGCTCGAGCAGCGAGCGGGTCATGTCCTCGAAGGCGGCGCGGGTGAGCTTCTCGTCGAGGTGCACCGGGCCGTTCTCGGTCATGGACAGGTACTGCAGGCTGATGTTGGTGCTCGTCGCGGACGAGAGCTCCTTCTTGGCCTGCTCAGCAGCCTCGCGGAGGCGCTGCATCGCGATCTTGTCCTTGGACAGGTCCACCCCGTCCTTGTTCTTGACCTGCTTGACCAGCCAGTCGCGGATCGCGGCGTCCCAGTCGTCACCACCGAGGTGGTTGTCACCGGAGGTGGCGCGCACCTGGATGGTGGAGAAGCCGTCCTCGGCGTCCTTGCCCACCTCGAGCAGGGACACGTCGAAGGTGCCGCCGCCGAGGTCGAAGACGAGGATGAGCTCGTCCTCCTTGCCCTTGTCCAGGCCGTAGGCCAGGGCCGCCGCGGTGGGCTCGTTGATGATGCGGAGCACGTTGAGGCCCGCGATCTCGCCGGCCTCCTTGGTGGCCGTGCGCTGGGCGTCGTTGAAGTACGCCGGGACGGTGATGACGGCGTCGGTCACGGGCTCGCCGAGGTACTCCTCGGCGTCGCGCTTGAGCTTCTGCAGCACGCGGGCGGAGATCTCCTGCGCCGTGTACTTCTTGTCGTCGACGGCCTGCGTCCAGTCCGTGCCCATGTGGCGCTTGACGGACGAGATGGTCCTGTCGACGTTCGTGACCGCCTGGCGCTTGGCGATCTCGCCGGTCAGCGCCTCGCCTGACTTGGCGAACGCGACGACGGACGGCGTGGTGCGAGCGCCCTCCGCGTTCGCGATGACGGTGGGCTCTCCGCCCTCCAGCACCGCGACGACGGAGTTGGTGGTGCCCAGGTCGATGCCGACCGCTCGGGCCATGGTGTTCCTCCTGAGAGCAGACTGCTGAGTGCCTTCCGCTCAAGTCTTGCGCGTCCCGCCCGCTCTGTCGAACCGGGGGCGCTGTTCTTGAGCCTGTCTCACTCAACTCTCAGGTGGTGCCGTCTGTTCCCGGCGGCGCTGCCGGGCCAGCGGGGTGCCTCAGGAGCCCGTCAGCGGTAGGAGAGCTCCCGCAGCGGGCCGAGGGAGTCGACCGCGGTGCGCGGCACGTGGACGCGGGGGCACCGGCCGTGCGCGTGGCGCTGGCCGCGCACCCGCGCCCCGAGGCCGGACAGCAGGGCCTGGGCCGCGACCGGGTCGGCGTCGGGGTGGACCTGCAGCTCGGTGCGGCCCTGCACGAGCAGCGCGCCCGCGAAGTGGGCCAGCAGGGTCGAGCCGATGCCGCGGTGCTGCCAGGAGTCCTGCACGAGCACCTCGGCGGCCATCGCGATCGGGTCCTCCTCACCGGTGCACGTGGCGGGGCGCAGCGCGCCCACGGCCACCGCGCGCCCCGGGGCGGACTCGACGACGACGGCGCCGGGCTCGCGCAGCCACGCCTCCTGCTGCACCAGCGGGATGACGGTGCCGCCGCGGCCGGACCAGCCGAGCCGGGTGGTGGGGGTGCAGCGCACCAGCAGCGAGGCCAGCACCGGCAGGTCCTGCACGCGCGCCGGGCGCACCACGAGGCGCTGCCCGGCGGCCACGAAGGACCACGGCTGGGCCAGGAGGGCCGCGCTCGGAGCCTGCTCCGGCGCGGCGAGGGGGGCGGCCGCCCGGAGGGTCGGCACTCGGGTCATCACGGTCTCTGCGCTCACAGGCAGGAGACTGGCCTGAGAGGTTTCCGGGGTGGTTGCGCGCTTGTGACGCGCGTGTGTCGTGGCTCCCGGAGGCCGTGGTAATGCCGCGCGGCGCCGACCCGGGCACGCACCACCACGATCGGGTCACGGACCCCGCGCCGACCGTCCGCAGGCCGTCCGCAGGCCGTCTGCGGGCCGCGCGCCGTCTCAGGTGAGCAGCAGCCGCCACGTCCCGGCGAGCACGCCCGCCGTCGTCGCCAGGGCCGCCAGGAGCACCCCTCCCGCCACGACGAGCCAGTCCGCCCCGCCCATCCGGCTCGGCCGCGCCCACGTGCGGCGCTCCGCCGGCCCCGCGCCGAAGCCACGCGCCTCCATGGCCGTGGCGAGCACTGTCGCGCGGCGCACCGCGATGACGAGCAGCACGAACGTGCGCCCCGCCACGTCGCGCGCCCCGGCCACCGGGCCGCCGCCGCCCAGCCCCCGGGCCCGGCGCGCCAGCGCCAGCTGCCGCCACTCCTCGCCCAGCACGTCCACCACGCGGAACGCCGCCAGGGCCGCCAGCACGAACCTGGCGGGCAGGCGGAGCACCTGCGCGAGGGCGTCACCGAGGTCGGTGGGGTCCGTCGTCGCCAGCAGGACGACGCCCGGCAGGGCGATCGCCACCACGCGCAGGCCGACCGCGGCACCGGCCTCCAGCGAGCCGCTGGTGACGGTCAGCGGCCCGGCGGCCAGGAGCACCGCCCCGGAGTCGACGCCCACCAGCGCCGTGAGCACCGCGGTCGGCACCGCGGCCAGCGCCAGCAGGGCGCTGCGCCGCGCCAGCGCGGCCGCGCCCAGGCCCACCAGCGGCAGGGCCAGCAGCTCCAGCAGCACGGCGGTGCCGGCCGTCACCACGTCCACCGACAGCAGCAGGCCGACGGCGAGCACCGTGGCCACGGCGAGCTTCGCCACCGGGTTGGCGCGGCTCAGGGGCGTGGAGCGGACCTCGCCCGCGTCGAGCAGGCCGGCGCTCACCGGCGCAGCCCCACGGCGTCGCCGGCGCCGTCGACGTCCCCGGCGCGCGCGGCCGACCGGGCCCCCCGCGGCTCGACGCGCAGGCGACCGCCCCCGACCCACCACGTGGCGTCGGCGAGGGCCTCGCACAGGGCGACGTCGTGGGTGGCGGCCACCACGGCGGTCCCCCCGTCGCGCAGGGCGGACAGCAGGGCCACGAGCTCCGACCAGGTGCGGGAGTCCTGGCCGAAGGTGGGCTCGTCGAGCACGAGCAGGCGGGGGCGCGTGGCCAGCGCGGTGGCCACGGAGAGGCGGCGCTGCTCACCGCCGGACAGCGTGAAGGGGTTGGCGCGGGCCAGGTGGTCCAGGCGGAGCCGCCGCAGCAGGTCGTCGACCCGTGCGGCCACCTCGGCCTCGGGCAGGCCGAGGCGGCGGGGACCGACGGCCAGCTCGTCGGCCACGGTCTGCGCGACGAACTGGTGGCGCGGGTCCTGGAACACCGAGCCGGTGCGGGAGACGAGGTCGCGCGGTGCCCAGCCGGCGGGGTCGTCCGCGGTCGCACCGCGACGGCGGCCGCGCCAGCGCCCGCGGGGGAACGCCGGGGGCGGGTCCCCGAGCAGCGCCGGCTCGGCCCGGACCCGCCCGGCCACCGGGGCCGCGAGACCGGCGACCGCCAGGGCCAGGGTCGACTTCCCGGCGCCGTTGGCGCCCCGGACCGCGGTGACCGATCCGGCTCGCACGACGGCGCTGACCCCGCTCAGCACCGGGTCACCACCGCCGCGACGACCCACCGCGACGTCGTCGAGCGACAGCAGGGGAAGGCCCACCGCGGCGGCACCGGCGCGGCGCGCGCCCACGAGCACGGGGTGGTGCCCCGGCACCCACACGCCCGCGGCGGCCAGCTCGGCGCCGCGCTGCGCCAGCACCCGGGCCACCGGTCCGTCGGCGAGCACGCCGCCGCCGGGAGCCAGCACCACCACCCGGTCGACGAGGTCGACCCACAGGTCCACGCGGTGCTCGACCAGGAGGCAGCCCGCGCCGGTGGCCGCGAGGCGCTCGGCGACGACGTCGCGCAGCCGGGCGGCGCCGTCGGGGTCGAGCATCGCGGTGGGCTCGTCGAGCAGGAGCAGCTGCGGCTCCAGGGCGAGCACGCCCGCCAGCGCCAGGCGCTGGCGCTGGCCCCCCGACAGGCGGGCCGTGGAGTGCTGCAGCGGCAGGTGGAGCCCCACGTCCGCGAGGGCGGCGTCGACCCGGGGCCAGATCCGCCCGGCGGGCACCCCGTGGTTCTCCAGGCCGAAGGCGACGTCGTCGCCGACGCGGGCCAGCACGGTCTGGGCCTGCGGGTCCTGCAGGAGCAGGCCGGTGCGGGCCCTGCCTCCCCCGGCGGCCACGGCCCGCAGGCGCGCCTGCGCGGCGGGCTCGCCGTCCAGGAGCAGCTGGCCCTCGGCCTCGCCGGTGCCGTCCGGCCCGCCGTCCAGCAGCCCGGCGACGCCCGCGAGCAGCGTGGACTTGCCCGCTCCGGAGGCACCGAGCAGCAGGACGCGCTCACCGGCCTCGACGTCGAGGTCGAGGCCGCGCACGGCGTGGGCGCGGCGGGCGTTCCACCGCCACCCCCAGCCGCGAGCGCGCAGGAGCGGGCCGGACGTCACGGCCGGCTCAGACGCGCTGGGCGTTGCGGCCGGAGGCCAGCGGCGCCAGGGCCCCGGTGCGGGCGAGCGCCCGGGTCAGCGCCCAGCCGCCGAGACCGGCGATGACGATCCCCGACACCACGGCGCAGGCGCCGTAGACCAGCTTCAGCTCGGTGGAGAACTGCGGGTAGTACAGGACCGTGTCGAGGACGCCGACGACCACGCCCGACCCGATGCCGGCGCCGATGGCCGCGACGGCACCCCACTGGCGGTAGAGCAGCACCGCCAGCACCACTTCGGCGCCCAGTCCCTGGAGCAGGCCGTACCAGACGGTCGAGAAGCCCCACTGGTTGCCGATGAGGGCGGAGACCACAGCGGCCACCAGCTCGACGAACACCGCGGCACCGGGCTTGCGGACCACCAGCCCCCCCACCACGCCACCGAGCAGCCACACACCGACGAAGAGCCCCTTGACCGGCGGGAAGAACTCCAGAGCGGAGGACAGCGGGTTCCAGCCGAGGTTCCAGACGGTGAAGACCAGACCGATCGCCACACCCAGGACGCTGGCGACGACGATGTCGACCACCCGCCACGAGCGGCGCGGCGCGGTGCGCCACCCGACGAGGGCCAGCAGGCCCAGCACGAGGGTCAGCACCCCGACGAGGTTCCCCCCCGTGGCGCCACCGGAGTCGGGGTCCGCGGAGACGGCGGTGCGCAGCCACAGGGCGAGCGCCACCACCACGACGGCGAGGACGAGGGTGGGGACGACGCCGGCCCGGCGCGCGGGCGCGGGACCGGCGGTGTCGAGGGACTTCTCAGCGGTGCTCATCGGGTGCCTCCCAGCAGGGTCGCGAGGAGGGGTGCCCCACCCGTCTCGCCCGGTGCGGACGAGGACGGGTGCGGCAGAAAGCTCGACTCCCTACGCCGGTGCGAACCGGATCAGGTTCGAGGGTCTGCGGTCTCCCGCACTCTCAGCGCTTCCCGCGAGGTCAGCGCTCCCCTGTCGAATGGCGCAACGGTACGCCCTCCGCTGGACGGCGCCCACCCCGCTTGGGAGGCTGGCCCCGTGGGAAACCTCGTGTGGACCGTGCTGGGCACGGGCAGCGGCCTGGCGGCGCAGTCG of Quadrisphaera sp. RL12-1S contains these proteins:
- a CDS encoding energy-coupling factor transporter transmembrane component T family protein, with protein sequence MSAGLLDAGEVRSTPLSRANPVAKLAVATVLAVGLLLSVDVVTAGTAVLLELLALPLVGLGAAALARRSALLALAAVPTAVLTALVGVDSGAVLLAAGPLTVTSGSLEAGAAVGLRVVAIALPGVVLLATTDPTDLGDALAQVLRLPARFVLAALAAFRVVDVLGEEWRQLALARRARGLGGGGPVAGARDVAGRTFVLLVIAVRRATVLATAMEARGFGAGPAERRTWARPSRMGGADWLVVAGGVLLAALATTAGVLAGTWRLLLT
- a CDS encoding ABC transporter ATP-binding protein, translated to MTSGPLLRARGWGWRWNARRAHAVRGLDLDVEAGERVLLLGASGAGKSTLLAGVAGLLDGGPDGTGEAEGQLLLDGEPAAQARLRAVAAGGGRARTGLLLQDPQAQTVLARVGDDVAFGLENHGVPAGRIWPRVDAALADVGLHLPLQHSTARLSGGQRQRLALAGVLALEPQLLLLDEPTAMLDPDGAARLRDVVAERLAATGAGCLLVEHRVDLWVDLVDRVVVLAPGGGVLADGPVARVLAQRGAELAAAGVWVPGHHPVLVGARRAGAAAVGLPLLSLDDVAVGRRGGGDPVLSGVSAVVRAGSVTAVRGANGAGKSTLALAVAGLAAPVAGRVRAEPALLGDPPPAFPRGRWRGRRRGATADDPAGWAPRDLVSRTGSVFQDPRHQFVAQTVADELAVGPRRLGLPEAEVAARVDDLLRRLRLDHLARANPFTLSGGEQRRLSVATALATRPRLLVLDEPTFGQDSRTWSELVALLSALRDGGTAVVAATHDVALCEALADATWWVGGGRLRVEPRGARSAARAGDVDGAGDAVGLRR
- a CDS encoding ECF transporter S component, with protein sequence MSTAEKSLDTAGPAPARRAGVVPTLVLAVVVVALALWLRTAVSADPDSGGATGGNLVGVLTLVLGLLALVGWRTAPRRSWRVVDIVVASVLGVAIGLVFTVWNLGWNPLSSALEFFPPVKGLFVGVWLLGGVVGGLVVRKPGAAVFVELVAAVVSALIGNQWGFSTVWYGLLQGLGAEVVLAVLLYRQWGAVAAIGAGIGSGVVVGVLDTVLYYPQFSTELKLVYGACAVVSGIVIAGLGGWALTRALARTGALAPLASGRNAQRV